From a region of the Mercurialis annua linkage group LG1-X, ddMerAnnu1.2, whole genome shotgun sequence genome:
- the LOC126666296 gene encoding uncharacterized protein LOC126666296 isoform X1, with translation MPCLNLSTNVSLDGVDTSVILSEATSTVANIIGKPEAYVMIVLKGSVPIAFGGTEQPAAYGELVSIGGLSPDTNKKLSAAIAAILETKLSVPKSRFFLKFYDTKAHQSQEYAQCLHALHQD, from the exons atgcCTTGCCTCAATCTTTCAACCAACGTCTCCCTCGACGGCGTCGACACCTCCGTCATCCTCTCCGAAGCCACCTCTACCGTTGCTAATATTATCGGCAAGCCCGAGGCT TATGTGATGATTGTGTTGAAGGGATCAGTACCCATTGCATTTGGCGGAACAGAACAGCCAGCAGCTTACGGTGAGTTGGTGTCCATTGGTGGCCTTTCTCCCGATACAAACAAGAAATTGAGTGCTGCAATTGCTGCAATCCTTGAGACAAAGTTGTCAGTTCCCAAGTCTCGATTCTTCCTCAAATTCTACGACACCAAG GCCCATCAAAGTCAAGAATATGCACAGTGTTTGCACGCTTTACATCAGGATTAG
- the LOC126686774 gene encoding uncharacterized protein LOC126686774 encodes MAGVEGQDVLCECGIPSRLQISSTERNPGRRFYTCSKRTISNLCVIKINSDNNQCDFFAWVDNDMPYQMMLLRGLKADLTTMTEERDALLVKLREAASLLSSKNDEILEIKDHLEGLKESHDMYVEENGVLFEESGLLFMEIDTLKDEMKVLEENCALLKRSTKLLKIALGVGFVVTGFSVAFVSLRKT; translated from the exons atggCAGGAGTAGAAGGTCAAGATGTGTTGTGCGAATGTGGAATCCCATCTCGCCTGCAAATTTCCTCTACAGAAAGAAATCCTGGCCGACGATTCTACACTTGTTCGAAGAGAACAATAAGTAATTTATgtgttataaaaattaattctgACAAT AATCAATGTGACTTCTTTGCTTGGGTTGACAATGATATGCCGTATCAAATGATGCTTCTCAGAGGATTGAAAGCTGATCTTACTACCATGACTGAAGAACGGGATGCACTTTTAGTCAAATTGCGTGAGGCTGCAAGCTTGCTTTCATCTAAAAACGATGAAATTCTGGAAATTAAGGATCATcttgaaggattaaaagagtcTCATGATATGTATGTTGAAGAAAATGGTGTTTTATTTGAGGAAAGTGGGCTGTTGTTCATGGAGATTGATACACTGAAAGATGAAATGAAGGTACTAGAAGAGAATTGTGCACTCTTGAAGAGGTCAACCAAATTATTGAAGATTGCTCTTGGTGTTGGTTTTGTAGTGACTGGTTTTAGTGTAGCCTTTGTGAGTTTGAGGAAAACTTGA
- the LOC126686702 gene encoding uncharacterized protein LOC126686702: MTTNELPALKIYWDGTILSTPGGVDYVSGKSELVQLTSVVNFAQLQVVIRRVIGLKDGDEIVKIYLRVPRFDEHGRFQKYDGFPMETDVHMQAMWRNVLRTPQMRVLEFYIVYNPLSQVRADGDDCADVDDSVDVDDCADVDDCADVDDGDDFSDEDEEEEHFYGAVADDNENDDDDDIGGDNGDGTHGENVGGRSEQNTDHFESRLPHEYTHQNVDDMCVNMNLWPKENAIWEAGKEG; this comes from the coding sequence ATGACGACAAATGAGCTGCCAGCCCTAAAAATTTATTGGGATGGTACAATATTATCGACTCCGGGTGGAGTTGATTATGTTTCTGGTAAATCAGAACTGGTTCAACTGACGAGTGTAGTGAATTTTGCACAACTACAAGTCGTAATTAGAAGGGTAATTGGGCTGAAGGATGGTGACGAGATAGTGAAGATTTATCTACGAGTGCCTCGGTTCGATGAACATggaagatttcaaaaatatgatgGTTTTCCTATGGAGACAGATGTTCATATGCAAGCAATGTGGCGTAATGTTTTGCGGACGCCACAAATGAGGGTACTTGAGTTTTATATTGTGTACAATCCGTTATCTCAAGTACGTGCGGATGGAGACgactgtgcggatgtagacgactCTGTGGATGTAGACGAttgtgcggatgtagacgactgtgcggatgtagacgatGGTGATGATTTTAGTGATGAggatgaggaagaagaacactTCTACGGGGCCGTTGCTGATGACAACgagaatgatgatgatgatgacatcGGTGGTGATAATGGAGATGGCACCCATGGTGAGAATGTCGGTGGTCGGTCGGAACAAAATACAGATCATTTTGAGTCGCGCCTTCCTCATGAGTACACGCATCAGAATGTTGACGACATGTGTGTCAATATGAATCTGTGGcctaaagaaaatgcaatatgGGAAGCAGGCAAAGAAGGGTAG
- the LOC126666111 gene encoding uncharacterized protein LOC126666111, producing the protein MPCLYISTNLNLDGVDTDPIFSDATKAVATIIGKPEHFVMVILKGSVGISFNGNKEPAAYAEVVSMGGINKEVKRNLISTLGHVLQTNLSIPPARFFLKVYDTTAAQNTPKSKL; encoded by the exons ATGCCTTGCCTTTACATCTCTACCAACCTTAACCTCGACGGTGTCGACACCGATCCCATTTTCTCCGACGCCACCAAAGCTGTCGCCACCATCATCGGAAAGCCTGAACAC TTTGTGATGGTGATACTAAAAGGATCAGTAGGAATATCATTCAATGGAAACAAAGAGCCAGCAGCATATGCAGAGGTAGTGTCAATGGGTGGGATCAACAAAGAAGTTAAGAGAAATCTAATTTCTACCTTAGGCCATGTTCTTCAAACCAATTTATCAATTCCTCCAGCTCGTTTCTTCCTTAAAGTTTATGATACTACTGCTGCCCAAAACACCCCTAAATCCAAACTATAA
- the LOC126686558 gene encoding uncharacterized protein LOC126686558 — MPPPVVFHPFRGHYYYAGSSSAPPPFSSGPPSSSGQFYGDSAHHYFQGSCSYPVPPGPSSPFVPPPPAYVPPTVPPFQVQWDQPTQGTQDFSASQGLPQTPGTTDFLSYGSSWLGLDSMEAMMFRQQGEFVTPPPATTSTAIPQDQQDDDGADDEDADAGEGDGDGRPGRRYLTISTGRRANRNRNNLRSNLPVTSRYDDRTPR; from the coding sequence ATGCCTCCCCCAGTGGTTTTTCATCCTTTCAGAGGGCATTACTATTACGCGGGGTCCAGCTCTGCACCGCCACCCTTTTCATCGggtcctccttcttcttctggCCAGTTTTACGGGGATTCGGCACATCACTATTTTCAGGGGTCGTGTTCATATCCAGTGCCACCAGGACCTTCTTCGCCTTTTGTTCCTCCGCCGCCTGCTTATGTACCACCTACGGTGCCTCCTTTTCAGGTGCAGTGGGATCAGCCTACACAGGGTACACAGGACTTTTCAGCTTCACAGGGACTTCCACAGACACCTGGGACTACAGACTTTCTGTCATATGGTAGCAGTTGGTTAGGTCTAGACAGCATGGAGGCGATGATGTTCCGCCAACAAGGAGAATTTGTTACCCCGCCACCAGCAACGACGAGTACGGCCATTCCCCAGGACCAGCAGGATGACGACGGAGCCGACGACGAGGACGCCGATGCAGGAGAGGGTGATGGTGATGGTCGCCCAGGTCGACGTTACCTCACCATCAGTACAGGCCGTCGGGCGAACCGTAACAGAAACAACTTGCGCTCGAACCTCCCGGTCACTAGTAGATATGACGATAGGACTCCTAGATGA
- the LOC126665841 gene encoding PRA1 family protein B4: protein MSSQSPAILPISNPQQTTTTAASQPPIATPAFRAFINHISDSVRNGLSQRRPWAELADRSAFSKPESFSDAALRVRKNYTYFRVNYLSVIGLILAFSLLSHPLSLLLLLGLLSSWLFLYLFRPADQPLVIVGRTFSDRETLGLLIVFSVVVVFLTSVGSVLISALMVGLGIVFAHGAFRAPEDLFLDEQEPTAATGFLSFLGGAASNAAAAAVPVVAARV from the coding sequence ATGTCATCTCAATCACCAGCAATTCTCCCAATCTCCAACCCCCAACAAaccaccaccaccgccgcctCCCAACCTCCCATCGCCACCCCCGCCTTCCGCGCATTCATAAACCACATCTCCGACTCCGTCCGCAATGGCCTCTCCCAGCGCCGCCCCTGGGCCGAACTCGCCGACCGCTCCGCCTTCTCCAAGCCCGAATCCTTCTCCGACGCCGCCCTCCGCGTTCGCAAGAACTACACTTATTTCCGCGTGAATTACCTCTCCGTCATCGGCTTAATCTTGGCCTTCTCGCTTCTCTCTCATCCCTTGTCTCTTCTCCTCCTCCTCGGACTCCTCTCCTCATGGCTGTTTCTTTATCTCTTCCGCCCCGCCGATCAGCCGCTCGTTATCGTCGGCCGTACTTTTAGCGACCGTGAAACGCTAGGGCTTCTGATTGTGTTCAGCGTGGTGGTTGTTTTTCTAACGAGCGTTGGATCTGTGCTTATTTCTGCTCTTATGGTTGGATTGGGGATTGTTTTTGCTCACGGTGCTTTTAGGGCTCCGGAGGATCTTTTCTTGGATGAACAAGAACCTACTGCCGCTACTGGCTTCCTTTCTTTCCTCGGTGGCGCCGCCTCTAATGCCGCCGCCGCTGCCGTTCCGGTTGTTGCCGCTCGTGTCTAA
- the LOC126680160 gene encoding legumin B-like yields the protein MAYSYLLSLGLCVLVLLHSSVAQIEQVTSRSSGQEKSQRQQRWQRDECQLNRINAVEPSRRFQSEAGLTEIWDENDQQFQCVGVVAMRHTIQEKGLLLPQYVNGPKLIYVVRGRGIQGAVIPGCPETYQSPSQSQFTPGAEHESQRDQHQKVRQIREGDVIALPAGVAQWIYNNGRSPLVLVQIIDTSNPANQLDQNHRDFFLAGNPQREVQSQRGERSLRRQRERGPGSRGSQTDRSGNVFRGIDERIIAEAFNINTDLARKMRGENDNRGIIVSVVDDLEMLIPRRSQEEERQEQEAEAQRQLERSRGGRTRTNGVEETFCTARLRHNINNPSESDIFNPRGGRVKNVNSHDLPILRSLRLSIQKAVLYSNAIMTPHWNINAHSIRYITRGSGRVQIVNENGNSVFDGQVKRDQMLTVPQNFVVITKANSEGLEWVSFKTNDRAKISQLAGRVSAIRSMPEEVLANAFQVSIDEARRLKDNRQEITVLSPGSRSRSPQ from the exons ATGGCTTACTCATATTTGCTCTCTCTCGGTCTTTGCGTTCTTGTTCTTCTCCACAGCTCTGTTGCACAGATAGAGCAGGTAACTTCACGCTCCAGCGGACAAGAGAAGTCGCAGCGACAACAAAGATGGCAGAGGGACGAGTGCCAACTCAACCGCATTAATGCTGTCGAGCCTTCTCGCAGGTTCCAATCAGAAGCTGGTCTGACTGAAATATGGGATGAGAATGATCAACAGTTCCAATGCGTTGGTGTTGTAGCTATGCGCCATACTATTCAAGAAAAAGGCCTATTGTTACCACAATACGTCAACGGACCTAAGCTCATCTATGTCGTCCGAG GTAGAGGAATTCAGGGAGCTGTAATCCCCGGCTGTCCTGAGACATACCAGTCCCCATCACAGTCGCAATTTACTCCCGGTGCAGAACATGAGAGCCAGAGAGACCAGCATCAGAAGGTCCGTCAAATCCGAGAGGGTGATGTCATCGCCTTGCCTGCCGGAGTAGCTCAATGGATTTATAACAATGGCCGATCCCCTCTTGTTCTTGTCCAGATCATCGACACCAGCAATCCTGCCAACCAACTTGATCAGAATCACAGA GACTTTTTCCTTGCTGGCAACCCTCAACGAGAAGTACAGAGCCAACGAGGCGAACGTTCTCTAAGAAGGCAGAGAGAAAGAGGGCCAGGCAGCAGAGGAAGCCAGACAGATAGATCCGGAAATGTCTTCAGAGGCATTGATGAGCGAATAATAGCCGAAGCTTTCAATATCAACACTGACCTTGCAAGAAAGATGAGAGGTGAAAATGATAACAGAGGCATTATTGTGAGCGTGGTGGATGATCTTGAGATGCTAATCCCGCGAAGAAGCCAAGAAGAAGAACGACAAGAACAAGAAGCAGAAGCACAGCGACAACTAGAGAGGAGCCGAGGAGGTAGAACTAGAACCAATGGTGTAGAAGAAACTTTTTGCACAGCCAGGCTGAGACATAACATCAACAATCCATCAGAATCTGATATCTTCAACCCACGCGGCGGCCGTGTCAAAAATGTCAATAGTCACGACCTCCCCATCCTCAGATCCCTCAGACTCAGTATTCAGAAAGCTGTCCTCTATAGT AATGCGATAATGACACCACACTGGAACATCAACGCCCACAGCATCCGATACATTACCAGAGGAAGCGGTCGTGTTCAGATTGTGAATGAAAATGGAAATTCCGTGTTCGACGGACAGGTGAAAAGGGATCAAATGTTGACAGTTCCACAGAATTTTGTAGTAATTACAAAGGCAAACAGTGAAGGTCTAGAATGGGTATCATTCAAGACTAACGACAGAGCTAAAATCAGCCAACTGGCAGGACGAGTCTCTGCAATCAGGTCTATGCCAGAGGAAGTATTAGCAAATGCATTCCAGGTCTCCATTGATGAAGCCAGGAGGCTCAAGGACAACAGACAGGAAATCACAGTGCTTAGTCCTGGATCTAGATCTAGGTCTCCACAATGA
- the LOC126666296 gene encoding uncharacterized protein LOC126666296 isoform X2, translated as MPCLNLSTNVSLDGVDTSVILSEATSTVANIIGKPEAYVMIVLKGSVPIAFGGTEQPAAYGELVSIGGLSPDTNKKLSAAIAAILETKLSVPKSRFFLKFYDTKGSNFGWNGSTF; from the exons atgcCTTGCCTCAATCTTTCAACCAACGTCTCCCTCGACGGCGTCGACACCTCCGTCATCCTCTCCGAAGCCACCTCTACCGTTGCTAATATTATCGGCAAGCCCGAGGCT TATGTGATGATTGTGTTGAAGGGATCAGTACCCATTGCATTTGGCGGAACAGAACAGCCAGCAGCTTACGGTGAGTTGGTGTCCATTGGTGGCCTTTCTCCCGATACAAACAAGAAATTGAGTGCTGCAATTGCTGCAATCCTTGAGACAAAGTTGTCAGTTCCCAAGTCTCGATTCTTCCTCAAATTCTACGACACCAAG GGTTCCAACTTTGGATGGAATGGTTCCACCTTCTAA
- the LOC126665842 gene encoding B3 domain-containing transcription factor VRN1-like: protein MDSCPLRDDGRPMFKSKIPRFFKIILDDALRDGKLYIPRKFVRLYGNNLPSSVVLKVPSGAKWKLDLVKSDGEIWFQKGWQEFVNFYSIAYRSFLVDHFQCFIFSFIYLMKVQ from the exons ATGGATTCTTGTCCTCTAAGAGACGACGGAAGGCCGATGTTCAAATCAAAAATACCCCGTTTTTTCAAGATTATTCTTGACGACGCCCTTCGTGATGGCAAGCTT TATATTCCAAGAAAATTTGTCAGACTCTACGGAAACAATCTGCCAAGTTCAGTAGTCCTCAAGGTTCCAAGTGGTGCAAAATGGAAACTAGATTTAGTGAAATCTGACGGTGAGATTTGGTTCCAGAAGGGTTGGCAAGAGTTTGTCAACTTTTACTCTATAGCTTATCGGTCATTTCTAGTCGACCACTTTcagtgttttattttttcttttatttatttaatgaagGTTCAATAG
- the LOC126686638 gene encoding serine/threonine-protein phosphatase 7 long form homolog, which produces MAAAHDHMQPGPERPALLFLQHDHISQDVWDGTGSDEGFLSRTSCTTRRSAVLPFASLDHRIRSMIEPTGFAGCFAMRHYSVDMQLITALVERWRPETHTFHLPGGECTVTLQDVAIQTGLPVDGHAVTGGIVHDWAAVAERVLGIPAGRYPVKPANSTVRTSWILESFPNFSALPDQATDELVHQYTRAYLLLAVTGLCFTDLGSGKTSLRILPLLEDLAAVRTYSWGSATLAYLYHELCSCSLRSANRRNMGEPLWILQLWALDRLRVIAPALADPTISPHLPLGDRWGGRRNASRAARHSLPDIRVRLDTSRYEDFIWQPYTDDMLDTIPAYCLDGRAFWRATVPLIYFHIVEWHQADRVLQQFGLQQGIPDAPLQDHSLHSLTLKSSSSWIQTHSHYIRVWDDRLRFVISGQPLQDPPHYHSEYMNWFRYVTRRWITRQGAELGAQADFVERVRRDAPVDTELRRFAASTQRGPP; this is translated from the exons ATGGCAGCTGCTCACGATCACATGCAGCCGGGTCCTGAAAGACCGGCGCTACTTTTTTTACAGCATGACCATATCTCTCAGGATGTCTGGGATGGCACG gGATCTGACGAGGGATTTCTGTCTCGCACTAGCTGTACGACTAGAAGGAGCGCTGTTTTGCCGTTCGCTAGTTTGGACCACCGTATTCGGTCGATGATCGAGCCTACTGGATTTGCAGGCTGTTTTGCTATGCGTCACTACAGCGTCGACATGCAGCTGATCACAGCCCTTGTGGAGAGGTGGAGGCCGGAGACCCACACTTTTCACTTACCCGGCGGAGAGTGCACGGTTACACTACAGGACGTGGCCATTCAGACCGGACTACCAGTAGACGGTCATGCTGTTACAGGAGGTATTGTACATGATTGGGCTGCAGTGGCAGAGAGGGTTTTGGGGATTCCTGCGGGCAGATATCCTGTTAAGCCTGCAAATTCCACAGTCCGGACTTCTTGGATCCTAGAGAGTTTCCCCAACTTCAGTGCGTTACCAGACCAGGCGACTGACGAGCTTGTCCATCAGTACACACGGGCGTATCTCTTGCTCGCTGTCACAGGATTGTGCTTCACTGACCTCGGTAGTGGAAAGACTTCGTTACGGATTCTTCCACTTTTAGAGGACTTGGCGGCAGTTCGGACCTACAGCTGGGGATCAGCGACACTGGCTTACTTATATCACGAGCTTTGCTCATGTTCGTTGCGGTCTGCGAATCGCCGCAACATGGGCGAGCCGTTGTGGATACTGCAGCTGTGGGCATTGGACCGACTTAGAGTTATTGCTCCCGCTCTTGCCGATCCCACTATTTCACCACATCTACCACTGGGCGACAG ATGGGGAGGCCGGAGAAACGCCAGCCGTGCGGCTCGACACTCGCTGCCTGACATCCGTGTTCGGCTTGACACATCTCGCTACGAAGAT TTTATCTGGCAGCCGTACACTGATGATATGTTGGACACTATCCCAGCGTATTGTTTAGATGGGCGCGCTTTTTGGCGGGCCACGGTTCcacttatttattttcatattgtgGAGTGGCACCAGGCAGACAGAGTTCTGCAGCAGTTCGGACTGCAACAGGGTATTCCAGACGCCCCACTTCAGGACCACTCACTACACTCCCTTACCCTGAAGAGCAGCTCATCTTGGATCCAGACACACTCTCACTACATTCGTGTGTGGGACGACCGGCTCCGGTTTGTAATTTCAGGACAGCCCCTCCAGGACCCACCTCATTATCATTCCGAGTATATGAATTGGTTTCGGTATGTCACGCGTCGCTGGATCACACGACAGGGCGCTGAGCTCGGAGCAcag GCCGATTTTGTGGAGCGTGTACGTAGGGATGCTCCTGTTGACACTGAGCTTCGGCGGTTCGCAGCCAGCACACAGAGAGGACCGCCGTGA